In Helianthus annuus cultivar XRQ/B chromosome 3, HanXRQr2.0-SUNRISE, whole genome shotgun sequence, a single window of DNA contains:
- the LOC110929086 gene encoding 26S proteasome regulatory subunit 6A homolog produces MATAMAEDASFEDDQLAAMTTEDIQRASRLLDNEIRILKEELQRTNLELDSFKDKIKENQEKIKLNKQLPYLVGNIVEILEMNPEDEAEEDGANIDLDSQRKGKCVVLKTSTRQTIFLPVVGLVDPDKLKPGDLVGVNKDSYLILDTLPSEYDSRVKAMEVDEKPTEDYNDIGGLEKQIQELVEAIVLPMTHKERFQKLGIRPPKGVLLYGPPGTGKTLMARACAAQTNATFLKLAGPQLVQMFIGDGAKLVRDAFQLAKEKSPCIIFIDEIDAIGTKRFDSEVSGDREVQRTMLELLNQLDGFSSDAEIKVIAATNRADILDPALMRSGRLDRKIEFPHPTEEARARIMQIHSRKMNVHPDVNFEELARSTDDFNGAQLKAVCVEAGMLALRRDATEVNHEDFNEGIIQVQAKKKASLNYYA; encoded by the exons ATGGCGACGGCGATGGCGGAAGACGCAAGCTTTGAGGACGATCAGCTGGCGGCCATGACCACCGAAGATATCCAGAGGGCTTCTCGCCTTCTCGATAACGAGATTCGAATCCTCAAG GAAGAATTACAGCGAACGAATCTTGAATTGGATTCGTTTAAGGACAAAATTAAGGAGAATCAGGAGAAGATTAAACTTAACAAGCAACTTCCTTACTTGGTTGGAAACATCGTTGAG ATACTGGAAATGAACCCAGAGGATGAAGCTGAGGAAGATGGTGCAAATATTGATCTTGACTCTCAAAGGAAGGGTAAATGCGTTGTGCTTAAAACATCTACTCGTCAG ACTATCTTCCTGCCAGTGGTGGGTCTTGTTGATCCTGATAAGCTGAAGCCTGGTGATCTGGTGGGTGTGAATAAAGATAGTTACTTGATTTTGGATACACTGCCGTCGGAGTATGATTCTCGAGTCAAGGCTATGGAGGTTGATGAAAAACCAACTGAAGACTACAATGACATTGGAGGTCTTGAAAAACAg ATACAAGAGCTAGTTGAGGCTATAGTACTGCCGATGACACACAAAGAGCGTTTCCAAAAGTTAGGTATTCGTCCACCAAAAGGAGTGCTTTTGTATGGACCTCCTGGAACCGGGAAGACATTAATGGCCCGTGCTTGTGCTGCTCAAACAAATGCTACTTTTCTTAAGCTAGCAGGACCTCAGCTCGTTCAG ATGTTCATTGGTGATGGAGCAAAACTCGTTCGTGATGCGTTTCAACTTGCTAAAGAGAAATCTCCTTGCATTATTTTTATTGATGAAATTGATGCTATTGGGACAAAGAGGTTTGATAG TGAAGTTAGCGGGGACAGAGAAGTCCAACGAACTATGTTGGAACTACTTAACCAATTGGATGGTTTCAGCAGTGATGCGGAGATTAAG GTGATAGCAGCAACAAATCGGGCAGATATTTTAGACCCGGCACTGATGCGTTCTGGTCGGTTAGATCGTAAAATTGAGTTCCCTCATCCCACTGAGGAAGCAAGGGCCCGGATCATGCAG ATCCACTCTCGGAAGATGAACGTTCACCCAGATGTCAACTTTGAAGAGCTGGCGCGTTCTACAGACGATTTCAATGGAGCCCAACTGAAAGCAGTTTGTGTAGAAGCTGGTATGCTAGCTCTTCGCCGTGACGCGACTGAG GTGAATCATGAAGACTTCAATGAGGGGATCATCCAAGTGCAGGCCAAGAAGAAAGCAAGCTTAAATTATTATGCTTAG